Proteins encoded in a region of the Paenibacillus sp. W2I17 genome:
- a CDS encoding iron ABC transporter permease yields the protein MNFNTPSRGKRSIIVSITLLCIAIAVIVISLNTGTIRLSPVAVLQTLLGNGSSDDQIVLFDYRLPRILVTVLAGAGLGIAGAALQGITRNPLADPGILGLHAGAAFGLMVFVSLSFTMDGSVALLIPLFAFAGSVAAALIIMLLSYDRHNGVSPIKLILVGIAVAAGFHALTLYLSLRLDEDTYSFAARWLAGSVWGRDWIHVQALLPWVVLCISYIWSRSKTLDAFNLGDAAATSIGTPVRSQRIILLLCAVALSAVSVSMAGGIGFIGLAAPHLARRLVGPMHRHLIPAAGLIGMVILVTADTIGRTIFQPNAIPAGVVVAAIGAPYFLYLLVRSK from the coding sequence ATGAATTTTAATACACCTTCACGAGGTAAACGTTCGATAATCGTCAGTATCACGCTGCTCTGCATCGCCATTGCCGTTATTGTGATCAGCCTGAACACGGGAACCATTCGTCTCTCCCCAGTGGCTGTGTTACAGACTTTGCTTGGTAATGGCAGTTCGGATGATCAGATTGTACTGTTTGATTACCGACTGCCTCGCATCCTGGTAACTGTACTGGCTGGAGCGGGACTTGGTATTGCCGGAGCAGCCTTGCAAGGGATCACCCGCAATCCATTGGCGGACCCAGGCATATTGGGATTGCATGCAGGGGCAGCATTTGGACTAATGGTGTTTGTTAGTCTCTCCTTTACGATGGATGGCTCTGTGGCCTTGCTGATTCCGTTGTTTGCTTTTGCAGGCAGTGTGGCCGCTGCCCTGATCATCATGCTGTTATCTTATGATCGGCACAACGGCGTATCGCCCATTAAGCTGATTCTGGTGGGAATCGCGGTAGCGGCCGGGTTCCATGCGTTAACACTCTATCTATCCCTGCGTTTGGATGAAGACACTTATTCCTTTGCCGCTCGCTGGCTGGCAGGAAGCGTCTGGGGCCGGGATTGGATTCATGTGCAAGCTTTGCTTCCTTGGGTGGTGTTATGTATCTCTTATATTTGGAGTCGATCCAAAACGCTCGATGCCTTCAATCTTGGAGATGCTGCCGCAACCAGTATCGGGACGCCTGTCCGATCCCAGCGTATTATTTTGCTGCTCTGTGCCGTGGCTTTGTCTGCCGTTAGTGTATCCATGGCTGGTGGAATCGGCTTTATCGGTCTGGCAGCGCCACATCTGGCGCGTAGACTTGTGGGTCCGATGCATCGGCATCTGATTCCAGCCGCCGGGCTCATCGGTATGGTTATTCTGGTGACCGCCGATACGATCGGGCGAACGATCTTTCAGCCTAACGCCATTCCAGCAGGCGTGGTGGTTGCTGCGATTGGTGCACCTTACTTTTTGTACCTGTTAGTACGAAGCAAGTGA
- a CDS encoding ABC transporter ATP-binding protein produces the protein MWTLKRFLTPYKSAAIFAPLLMVLEVTMDLLQPKLMSSIVDDGVLAGNLPHIVTTGLIMLLVALIGWVGGAGCTLYSSNAAVGYGTDLRQELFDHIQTFSFRNLDTFQEGSLITRLTSDITQMQTFVQMLLRMFIRSPMLIIGSIIMAFTISVKLALILIATVPVLFIILFILIKASYPLFASVQNKLDQVNAVLQENLAGIRVVKAFARARLEKKRFKQSNEDYTTTAVKAWRIVTLNAPVLSLMLNATIVAVLWFGGFQVVGGDIAAGDLIAFINYVTVVLSSLTSIGMMMMSFSRAKVSAARINEVLHTQPDIQSGTDNSGNVQSSPSTRDQSRNQTSSLPSHTGGQVEFRDVSFRYDGDHALTDINLKARPGEKVALIGSTGSGKTSLVQLIPRLYDASQGEVLVNGVNVRHWDLQDLRSRVSIVLQESILFSGSIRDNICFGRPGATDAELRAAAQAAAADDFIMKLKDGYDTELGQRGVNLSGGQKQRISIARALLMRPEVLILDDSTSAVDLRTEASIQKALQSLMKDSTTFLIAQRISSVKDADCIYVIDEGQIVARGTHDDLMAHSSHYQAIFYSQQRKEDVQFG, from the coding sequence TTGTGGACGTTAAAACGATTCTTGACCCCGTATAAGTCGGCGGCAATCTTCGCCCCACTGCTCATGGTACTTGAGGTTACCATGGACCTGCTCCAGCCCAAGCTGATGTCCAGCATCGTGGATGATGGTGTACTTGCAGGGAATCTGCCCCATATCGTGACTACAGGTCTGATCATGCTACTTGTTGCGTTAATCGGCTGGGTTGGCGGCGCAGGCTGTACACTCTATTCAAGTAATGCTGCCGTTGGATACGGCACAGATCTGCGCCAGGAACTGTTTGACCATATTCAAACCTTCTCCTTCCGCAATCTGGATACGTTTCAGGAAGGATCTCTGATCACTCGTCTGACCAGTGACATTACCCAGATGCAGACCTTTGTACAGATGCTGCTACGGATGTTTATCCGTTCACCAATGCTAATCATCGGTAGTATCATCATGGCGTTTACGATCAGTGTAAAGCTGGCTTTAATTCTTATTGCGACTGTACCGGTGCTGTTTATTATTTTATTTATTCTGATAAAAGCTTCCTATCCGCTGTTCGCCAGTGTGCAGAACAAACTTGATCAGGTCAACGCCGTGCTTCAGGAGAATCTTGCCGGCATTCGTGTCGTCAAGGCATTTGCACGTGCACGTCTGGAGAAAAAACGGTTCAAGCAATCCAACGAAGATTACACTACAACCGCCGTCAAAGCTTGGCGGATCGTCACACTGAATGCACCCGTGCTTAGCCTGATGCTGAACGCTACCATTGTAGCGGTGCTGTGGTTCGGAGGTTTCCAGGTAGTGGGAGGCGATATTGCTGCCGGAGATCTGATTGCTTTTATCAACTATGTCACGGTTGTACTCTCTTCCCTCACGTCGATCGGCATGATGATGATGAGTTTCTCCCGCGCCAAGGTATCTGCTGCACGGATCAACGAGGTGTTACATACACAGCCGGATATTCAATCGGGAACCGATAACTCCGGGAATGTACAGTCATCCCCGTCTACTCGTGATCAGTCCCGAAACCAAACGTCTTCTCTTCCCTCCCACACAGGCGGTCAAGTGGAGTTCAGAGACGTATCTTTCCGTTATGACGGAGACCATGCACTCACTGACATTAACCTGAAGGCTCGCCCGGGTGAGAAAGTGGCCCTGATCGGTTCAACAGGTTCAGGCAAAACCTCGCTGGTGCAGCTGATTCCCCGTCTATACGATGCTTCGCAGGGTGAAGTGCTCGTGAATGGAGTGAACGTTCGCCACTGGGATCTTCAGGATCTTCGCAGCCGTGTGTCCATTGTGCTACAGGAATCCATCCTGTTCAGCGGCAGCATCCGGGATAACATTTGTTTCGGCCGGCCCGGTGCAACAGATGCTGAATTGCGTGCTGCGGCACAAGCTGCGGCAGCGGATGATTTTATTATGAAACTGAAAGATGGGTATGACACGGAGCTGGGTCAACGCGGGGTCAATCTGTCCGGTGGACAGAAACAGCGGATATCCATTGCACGTGCCCTGCTCATGCGACCGGAAGTACTGATTCTGGATGATAGCACCAGTGCTGTGGATCTGCGTACGGAAGCGAGCATTCAGAAGGCTTTGCAATCTTTGATGAAAGACAGCACGACCTTTTTAATTGCACAGCGGATCTCCTCCGTGAAGGATGCAGACTGTATATATGTTATTGATGAAGGACAGATCGTTGCCAGGGGCACACATGATGACCTTATGGCTCATTCATCACACTATCAAGCCATCTTTTATTCGCAGCAACGGAAGGAGGATGTTCAATTTGGCTAA
- a CDS encoding iron-hydroxamate ABC transporter substrate-binding protein: MLKKNLMLVMSICLVLVLAACGTTNNSSSASGGSSTDTSTKNQDNSASSGEQRIASMSIHLTNDLLSLGITPVGSVIGGEAKGFLSHVADQLQNTTPLGPVKDPDMEALLALKPDVIYLDEEFSGGDLAKFEKIAPVHVFNLDDGTWRDHLKDIGKLVNREKEAEQYIQDYATETEEVKSLINDTIGDGTVMAIRVTAKELRVFSTRRPVGPILYEDLGLTPAKGITDIDSTKPYQVVSREILPDYDADAIFVVVNSDDEAQTMFKELQNNPIWQGLKAVKAGHVYPIGAQPWLDYSSIGNKMAMDEAKEMFSKK, translated from the coding sequence ATGTTAAAGAAAAATCTTATGCTTGTCATGAGTATCTGTCTGGTGCTTGTGCTTGCAGCCTGTGGAACGACCAATAATTCATCATCTGCTTCTGGTGGTTCGTCTACGGATACTTCAACCAAGAATCAAGACAACAGTGCAAGTTCGGGAGAGCAACGTATTGCCTCCATGTCGATTCACTTGACCAATGATCTGCTGTCTCTTGGCATTACTCCGGTTGGTTCCGTTATCGGTGGCGAAGCCAAAGGTTTCCTGTCCCATGTTGCTGATCAACTTCAAAATACAACGCCACTTGGTCCGGTTAAAGACCCGGATATGGAAGCTTTGCTTGCCCTAAAACCCGATGTGATCTATCTGGACGAAGAATTTTCCGGTGGTGATCTTGCCAAATTCGAAAAAATTGCTCCGGTGCATGTCTTCAATCTGGATGACGGTACATGGCGCGACCATCTGAAAGACATTGGCAAACTCGTGAATCGCGAGAAGGAAGCCGAGCAATACATTCAGGACTACGCGACCGAAACGGAAGAAGTGAAGTCCCTCATTAACGACACCATTGGTGATGGGACTGTGATGGCAATCCGTGTTACTGCCAAAGAATTGCGTGTATTCAGTACACGCCGTCCCGTGGGTCCCATTTTGTATGAGGATCTCGGTCTGACTCCTGCCAAAGGGATCACAGATATCGATTCGACTAAACCGTATCAAGTCGTCTCCCGTGAAATATTGCCGGACTATGATGCAGATGCGATCTTTGTAGTTGTGAATTCGGATGATGAAGCCCAGACCATGTTCAAGGAACTGCAAAACAATCCGATCTGGCAAGGCCTGAAAGCAGTCAAAGCCGGCCATGTCTACCCGATTGGTGCACAGCCTTGGCTGGATTACTCATCTATCGGTAATAAAATGGCCATGGATGAAGCCAAAGAAATGTTCTCCAAGAAGTAA
- a CDS encoding sugar ABC transporter ATP-binding protein — protein sequence MESTYLLEMNGVSKAFPGVQALSQVTLKVKPGTVHALMGENGAGKSTLMKCLFGMYRPDEGTIRIEGKDVDIPNSKAALQQGISMIHQELNPVPHRPVMENIWLGRFPMRGILVDEKRMYTDTLALFKDLNLDIDPKAQAGTLSVSKIQSMEIAKAVSFQSKVIVMDEPTSSLTGKEVDQLFTIINELRSRGVSIIYISHKMEEILTISDEVTIMRDGFVVGTWDAADLTTDLIITRMVGRDLDERFPERTNVPGEVILKAEGLTSSQSKSFRDVSFELRKGEVLGIGGLVGAQRTELIESLFGLRGLASGTISIHGRKVKINSPAAAKRHNIALLTEERRVTGIFPVLSVYENTIIASLGRYRNRMGLLDEKKGREEAREQTQKFRTKTPSVNTLIRNLSGGNQQKVLLARWLLTDPEILLLDEPTRGIDVGAKFEIYTIITELARQGKSIIMISSEMPELLGMSDRIMVMSEGRLTGIVDGAKATEQDIMRLAAQQRMA from the coding sequence ATGGAGTCAACTTACCTGCTGGAGATGAATGGAGTTTCCAAAGCATTTCCGGGTGTGCAGGCACTAAGTCAGGTCACATTGAAAGTGAAACCGGGGACGGTTCACGCCTTGATGGGAGAGAATGGAGCGGGGAAATCCACACTTATGAAATGTCTGTTCGGCATGTATCGCCCCGATGAAGGAACGATACGCATCGAAGGAAAGGATGTGGATATTCCGAATTCCAAAGCGGCCCTTCAGCAAGGCATATCCATGATTCATCAGGAGCTGAATCCGGTCCCGCATCGTCCGGTGATGGAGAATATATGGCTGGGTCGTTTTCCGATGAGGGGAATACTGGTGGACGAGAAACGGATGTATACCGATACGCTGGCCTTGTTCAAGGACTTGAACCTGGATATTGATCCGAAGGCTCAGGCGGGAACATTGTCTGTCTCCAAGATTCAATCCATGGAAATTGCCAAGGCGGTCTCTTTTCAATCCAAAGTCATCGTCATGGATGAGCCAACTTCTTCCCTGACAGGCAAGGAAGTGGATCAACTCTTCACCATTATTAATGAACTGCGCAGTCGCGGCGTATCCATTATCTATATTTCACACAAGATGGAGGAGATCCTGACGATCTCGGATGAAGTGACAATCATGCGTGATGGTTTCGTTGTCGGGACATGGGATGCTGCGGATCTAACGACAGATCTGATCATTACGCGTATGGTTGGCCGTGATCTGGACGAACGTTTCCCGGAACGGACGAACGTACCCGGTGAAGTGATATTAAAAGCCGAGGGTCTGACATCAAGCCAATCTAAATCGTTTCGTGATGTTTCCTTTGAGCTGCGAAAAGGTGAAGTGCTTGGCATTGGCGGCCTGGTTGGAGCACAGCGGACAGAACTGATTGAGTCCTTATTCGGACTGCGCGGACTCGCTTCAGGTACGATTTCGATTCATGGGCGCAAGGTGAAGATTAACTCTCCCGCAGCAGCGAAGCGTCATAACATTGCGTTGCTCACGGAAGAACGAAGGGTTACAGGGATATTCCCTGTGTTGTCGGTGTATGAGAACACGATCATTGCCAGTCTGGGACGCTACCGAAATCGAATGGGCTTGCTGGACGAGAAAAAGGGCCGCGAAGAGGCACGTGAGCAGACGCAGAAGTTCAGAACCAAAACGCCTTCGGTTAACACGCTGATTCGCAACCTGTCTGGCGGTAATCAGCAGAAAGTTCTGCTGGCCCGCTGGTTATTGACCGACCCCGAGATACTCCTGCTGGATGAACCGACACGTGGAATCGATGTAGGGGCCAAGTTTGAGATTTACACCATTATTACGGAACTGGCTCGTCAGGGCAAAAGCATTATCATGATTAGCTCAGAGATGCCTGAGCTTCTGGGTATGTCGGATCGCATTATGGTGATGAGCGAAGGGCGTCTCACCGGAATCGTGGACGGAGCCAAGGCAACCGAGCAGGATATTATGAGGCTGGCCGCGCAACAGCGGATGGCTTAG
- a CDS encoding ABC transporter ATP-binding protein, which yields MFNLAKPASSSIQQTVVPPIGRPGPAGRGPVPKVRAKNARHALIRVWSYMGRHRKGVIAALVLTALGTLLNLAGPYLLGRAVNEHIVPKVTAGLLKECLLLLSVYVLGSLLMWAQSYVMIGVSQLTVKDLRHALFSRLQELPIHFFDKNQSGDLMSRATNDIDNVSTTLNQSVTQLMSSAILLVGSLSIMFALDVRLTLLSLVTVPLITIATRLIASRTRKHFTAQQKLLGELNGYAQETIAGQKVVAAYNRQDQAHQHFQNLNEKLRTSSTQAQTVSGLVGPTMNVMNNIGFAILASVGGWMAYHEMTSIGLIVSFLAYSRQIERPLNDLANQYNLIQAAIAGAERVFHIMDTPGEYVEEQKKQLDQIQGKVVFEDVSFGYSAERDILKKVSFTAKPGEMIALVGPTGAGKTTIINLLPRFYEITGGRITIDGCDISELEKDQLRRQLGIVLQDAYLFSGTIRDNLAYGKPDATNEQIRQAAELANAHSFICKLPQGYDTPIISGGSNLSQGQRQLLTIARAILADPAILILDEATSSIDTRTEMKIQEAMRTLMKDRTSFVIAHRLSTIREADQILVIDDGQIAERGSHDELMQQQGFYYQLHQGQLNKSN from the coding sequence ATGTTCAATTTGGCTAAACCTGCATCTTCCTCCATACAACAAACGGTCGTGCCTCCCATCGGAAGACCCGGACCAGCGGGAAGAGGACCTGTCCCCAAAGTCAGAGCCAAAAATGCTCGCCATGCCCTGATTCGGGTGTGGTCGTATATGGGACGTCATCGCAAAGGAGTTATCGCTGCATTAGTGCTGACGGCTCTTGGAACACTGCTCAATCTGGCAGGACCTTATCTTCTCGGCCGCGCCGTTAACGAACATATCGTGCCCAAAGTAACAGCGGGTTTGCTAAAGGAATGTCTTCTTTTGCTGAGTGTTTATGTCCTTGGCTCACTCCTGATGTGGGCTCAATCCTATGTCATGATTGGTGTCTCCCAACTGACCGTCAAAGATCTGCGACATGCGTTGTTCTCCCGACTGCAAGAGCTGCCTATCCATTTTTTTGATAAAAATCAAAGCGGGGACCTGATGAGCCGGGCCACCAATGATATCGATAACGTATCTACAACGCTGAATCAAAGCGTAACCCAATTGATGTCCAGTGCCATCCTGCTCGTTGGCTCCTTGTCGATCATGTTTGCACTTGATGTCCGGCTTACCCTGCTCAGTCTGGTGACTGTACCCTTGATTACCATCGCCACTCGCCTGATCGCGTCAAGAACACGCAAACACTTCACCGCCCAGCAGAAATTACTTGGTGAGCTTAATGGGTATGCTCAGGAAACCATTGCTGGACAAAAAGTCGTAGCGGCCTATAACCGCCAGGATCAGGCACATCAACATTTTCAGAACCTGAACGAGAAACTGCGCACCTCAAGCACACAGGCCCAGACCGTTTCGGGTTTGGTTGGACCCACGATGAACGTGATGAACAATATCGGGTTTGCCATACTCGCTTCTGTAGGTGGATGGATGGCTTACCATGAAATGACGTCCATCGGACTGATCGTCAGCTTTCTCGCTTACTCCCGCCAGATTGAGCGGCCGCTCAACGATCTGGCCAATCAGTACAATCTCATTCAGGCTGCAATCGCAGGTGCTGAACGTGTGTTCCACATTATGGATACACCTGGCGAATACGTAGAGGAACAGAAGAAACAACTGGACCAGATTCAAGGTAAAGTTGTATTTGAAGACGTCTCTTTTGGGTATAGTGCGGAGCGAGACATTCTCAAGAAGGTTAGTTTTACTGCAAAACCTGGTGAGATGATTGCACTTGTTGGACCCACCGGCGCAGGTAAAACGACCATTATCAACCTGTTGCCCCGTTTCTACGAGATTACAGGCGGACGGATTACCATCGATGGATGTGACATCTCGGAACTGGAGAAGGATCAACTCCGTCGGCAACTCGGCATTGTACTTCAGGATGCCTACCTGTTCTCGGGTACCATTCGCGACAATCTCGCCTACGGCAAGCCGGACGCAACCAATGAACAGATCAGACAAGCGGCGGAGCTGGCGAATGCACATTCGTTCATCTGCAAACTGCCACAGGGCTACGATACCCCCATCATTTCCGGGGGAAGCAACCTGAGTCAGGGACAACGACAACTGCTGACCATTGCCCGGGCAATTCTGGCTGATCCGGCCATTCTTATTCTGGATGAAGCAACAAGCAGCATTGATACACGTACAGAGATGAAGATCCAGGAAGCGATGCGCACTTTAATGAAAGACCGTACCAGCTTTGTTATCGCCCACAGACTGAGCACGATTCGTGAAGCCGATCAGATTCTCGTCATTGATGATGGACAGATCGCTGAACGGGGCAGCCATGACGAGTTGATGCAGCAACAAGGATTTTACTATCAGTTACATCAGGGACAGCTCAATAAGTCTAACTAA
- a CDS encoding ATP-binding protein yields MLRKFQWIFLGIFHYFSELNWCNMLYYMLIISMIQDKPRLAQTLPISLLLMLQYTVIRLSYVPVDTYALLVSLFDLLTSVVIIFLYHTLINSEVEKRRLREKNRFLTLHDPLTGLLNYEGYMEMLHKTVEEQRSFLLVLLNVNNFSGFKKDSEDPWCTVITGTGQMISNHFTEAYGISRYAGDRFAVVLPEIQDVEERMSSLLSVQLQGLQVSYSISLYPEMSDSLQHFMTVAEDRLLQQQRSKWLKNEEEVFRSERLRAVGELAAGMAHEIRNPLTAIRGFLQLSRGQAFNIAPWYEVIMGEVTRVTDLTAEFLQFSKPHANHMKPEHLGHCLERVMSLTESDAASRGHQITLEMTNEPVVIIMDRDKIVQVLINLIRNAFEAMTDPGEVHMDLLQDGDAVLISITDTGSGIPENSLSTIFNPFYTTKEEGTGLGLALCQKIVQDHNGKITVHSEMGVGSTFTLHLPMET; encoded by the coding sequence GTGCTGCGAAAGTTTCAGTGGATTTTCCTCGGGATATTCCACTATTTTAGTGAACTGAACTGGTGCAACATGCTGTATTATATGCTCATTATTTCAATGATCCAGGACAAACCACGGTTGGCGCAGACCTTGCCGATTTCGTTGCTGCTTATGCTGCAATATACGGTGATTCGGCTTTCGTATGTGCCTGTAGATACATATGCTTTGCTGGTTTCGTTATTTGACCTGTTAACCTCAGTTGTTATCATTTTTTTGTACCATACCTTGATCAACAGTGAGGTAGAGAAGCGCAGGCTTCGGGAAAAGAATCGGTTCCTGACCCTGCATGATCCGCTTACCGGACTGTTGAATTACGAAGGTTACATGGAGATGTTACATAAGACAGTAGAAGAGCAACGGTCTTTTTTGCTTGTCCTTTTGAACGTCAATAACTTTAGCGGCTTTAAAAAAGATTCAGAAGATCCTTGGTGTACGGTAATCACAGGTACAGGTCAGATGATCAGCAATCATTTCACCGAAGCTTATGGCATATCCCGGTATGCAGGAGACCGATTTGCAGTCGTTTTGCCAGAGATACAGGATGTGGAAGAACGAATGTCGTCACTGCTATCCGTGCAGCTTCAAGGACTCCAGGTAAGCTACAGCATCTCTCTGTACCCGGAAATGTCGGATTCGTTGCAGCACTTTATGACGGTAGCCGAGGATAGGCTGCTTCAACAACAGCGCAGCAAATGGCTGAAAAATGAAGAAGAAGTATTTCGTTCCGAAAGACTAAGGGCTGTAGGTGAACTGGCCGCGGGTATGGCTCACGAAATTCGGAATCCGCTTACCGCAATTCGGGGATTCCTGCAGCTGTCCCGTGGACAAGCGTTTAATATCGCGCCATGGTATGAAGTGATTATGGGTGAGGTGACGAGAGTAACCGATCTGACGGCTGAATTTTTGCAGTTTTCCAAACCACATGCCAATCACATGAAGCCTGAACATTTGGGTCACTGCCTTGAACGCGTGATGTCTTTGACCGAGTCAGATGCGGCATCCCGAGGGCATCAAATTACGCTTGAAATGACTAATGAGCCAGTTGTGATCATCATGGATCGAGATAAAATTGTGCAGGTATTGATCAATCTGATTCGTAACGCTTTTGAAGCAATGACAGACCCTGGTGAGGTTCATATGGATTTGTTGCAGGACGGAGACGCAGTACTCATTTCAATTACAGATACAGGAAGCGGCATTCCGGAAAATTCACTATCCACAATCTTTAATCCATTTTATACAACCAAAGAAGAAGGTACGGGACTTGGACTTGCGCTCTGCCAGAAAATCGTTCAGGATCACAATGGTAAAATTACCGTCCATAGCGAAATGGGGGTTGGTTCCACCTTCACGCTTCATCTGCCAATGGAGACGTAA
- the mglC gene encoding galactose/methyl galactoside ABC transporter permease MglC codes for MNTQMINQVKQYVTQRAIFIVLILLIIGIAIADPNFLAFSTLRDILQQSSTRAIIALGAAFILVTGGVDLSAGRVVGLTAVVSASMLQIDEYANRFFPDLPHLWVGLPILVGITAGLFVGLVNGLIVAKLHVPPFIATLGTMVAVYGLNSIYFDTEPNQSQPIGGLREDFTVIGSGYIDLGGGYSIPYIVLIAIAVALICWVIFNKTRLGKNMYAIGGNIQAAHVSGIHVARNLVALYAIAGALYGLGGVLEAARTGGATNNYGNMYELDAIAACVVGGVSTAGGIGTVPGVMAGVLIFGVINYGLTFIGVSPYWQLIIKGLIIVAAVAFDIRKYMAKK; via the coding sequence ATGAACACACAGATGATTAATCAAGTAAAACAATATGTAACACAACGCGCCATCTTTATCGTATTGATCCTGCTCATTATTGGTATTGCGATTGCCGATCCGAATTTTCTGGCCTTCTCCACACTGCGGGACATCTTGCAGCAGTCCTCCACACGGGCCATTATTGCGCTCGGTGCAGCCTTTATCCTTGTCACGGGCGGGGTAGATCTGTCCGCTGGACGGGTGGTTGGTCTGACGGCGGTTGTATCGGCATCGATGCTGCAAATTGACGAGTATGCAAACCGTTTCTTCCCCGATCTGCCCCACTTATGGGTGGGTCTGCCGATCCTTGTCGGGATTACCGCGGGTCTATTTGTGGGATTGGTAAATGGACTCATTGTCGCCAAATTACATGTGCCCCCTTTTATCGCAACGCTGGGTACGATGGTTGCCGTGTATGGACTGAACTCCATTTATTTTGATACGGAACCCAACCAGTCACAGCCGATCGGAGGATTGAGAGAGGACTTCACCGTCATTGGCTCTGGATACATTGATCTGGGCGGAGGTTACTCCATCCCGTATATTGTCCTCATTGCTATTGCTGTGGCGTTAATCTGTTGGGTGATCTTCAATAAAACACGTCTCGGCAAAAATATGTACGCGATCGGTGGCAACATTCAGGCGGCGCATGTATCCGGGATTCATGTGGCACGCAACCTGGTGGCGCTGTATGCCATTGCCGGTGCATTGTATGGTCTGGGTGGTGTGCTTGAGGCAGCACGCACAGGTGGAGCAACAAATAATTACGGTAACATGTATGAGCTGGATGCGATTGCCGCATGTGTGGTAGGCGGCGTATCAACGGCAGGAGGTATTGGAACGGTACCTGGGGTTATGGCGGGTGTGCTGATCTTCGGGGTCATTAACTATGGTCTGACGTTTATTGGTGTGAGCCCATACTGGCAGTTGATTATTAAAGGATTGATCATTGTTGCTGCGGTGGCTTTTGATATCCGTAAGTATATGGCGAAAAAATAA
- a CDS encoding MarR family winged helix-turn-helix transcriptional regulator translates to MNPVQNDRLMGQLSELVKLKRYKVHEKLVNHPELYPGQPPLLFQLEREDGQSQKNLAEQLQRSPATVTVMLKRMESSGYVRREADPKDMRSLRVYLTDQGRSALQELREVIQELEQQAQKDFTPEESEIMSALAQRMLQNLRET, encoded by the coding sequence ATGAACCCAGTCCAAAATGATAGGTTAATGGGGCAGCTATCCGAACTCGTGAAACTGAAACGCTACAAGGTTCATGAGAAACTTGTGAACCACCCCGAGTTATACCCGGGGCAGCCCCCTTTGCTGTTCCAGCTTGAACGGGAAGATGGCCAATCCCAGAAAAACCTGGCCGAACAACTTCAGCGCAGTCCCGCAACGGTAACCGTGATGCTCAAGCGCATGGAATCATCCGGTTATGTGAGACGTGAAGCAGACCCAAAAGATATGCGCAGTCTGCGGGTATACCTGACGGATCAGGGGCGCTCTGCGCTACAAGAATTGAGAGAAGTGATTCAGGAGTTGGAACAGCAGGCCCAGAAAGATTTTACACCGGAAGAATCCGAGATCATGTCTGCACTTGCACAGCGTATGCTCCAAAACCTGCGTGAGACCTGA